In the Hermetia illucens chromosome 1, iHerIll2.2.curated.20191125, whole genome shotgun sequence genome, GCCGTAACTTTATGTGCtataagtaatatttggtaaAATTGACTGCCGACTGTTCATATTTGCTGTTGATGATATAACATCTTCTATGCTGTTAGAGTAACGAAAAATAatatttgtgatattactttgtaatatcacttttttcTCAAAGTGACATACACCCTACGAAGGTGATGTTTCCccaatattatctccctgtcggGCACAGAGATTTTTTCACGTGCTTTGACTCAAGAGtcaaactaaacccacccggggcAAACTATTCTAATAGAGACGTGGAGTCTTAAGGTGGATTGACACCACCGAAGATTTTAATCCAAAAAGAGCTATACTGCTAGACGGTCTGATAAGGGAGGGGACAAAATCTCAAAAACCTAACGCGCGCGGGATGCACGGGGAAGGATCAGCTGTAACATCTGCAGGACGAATGGTCCCGTCATCTCTTCctcttcaaatttgaatttcaagttGCAATATTCAGGGACATTATATCTACGTCACATTAAATATTACaggcatagatattatgctcactttagagatattttcgatttactcgtgcacaaaagcatacatacgtaTTAAAATGCAGTGCTTATATTAAATACCGCTTGTTTaattacaaatatatttacCTGAATTAGaccctacccgcaaacttcattaccacatatatatgcatacatacatttttttgacttgagtaattaatattgatatacaaatcactaaaaaactaaaacaaaatgtttctttgCAACTTCCCATTCAAATTTGAtgaagtttcaccctctataattttgttagtaatagtttgattttcttcaaactaccaAATTgagccttatgttatcccttataccaatgTACTTCCAGCATGAAATTAACGGGGGTTGCTGGGTAAATtcttaaaatatggaaatatacatcATTTCTACACTTTTCACACGATATCAAAAAAAggaacagtttcgaaaagtaccaattaaGCCTCCATGGCGTGTTCATAGCTCGCTTTCAAGAACTAAGTTACGCTCCGCAGCACAACGTCATCAATCGATACCGgctgatagtgaaaaataatcgagttgtcCTACCAACtaagcaacaaattttccatgaagtttcacttgagcttgGTGTGGAATCTTTAACTaaccggactgaacaaaggagcaacatGAGTACTGCacctccatgaacccagtaatcaggagaagcttagtgactagggatgtcgacccaatttaggctttgaccgcattccaggtcgcattcacagaatatgctgagatgcTAGGTTaaagatcccaaaacaaaagtttacttcggcaactaccaaCACCATTACTGCCattgatagaattttggctgatcgcttGATTAGCGAGATTAATGAGTGAGATCATAGCCTGTCACAGTTTTCGTCTCCTAAGTCAACATCTTGGTCGTGTcgcgcaagcacttcttggaaatccattaccaagagtgcacagatgcattGCAAACGTCATTGGAAACCACCATCCAATGTTATGCCAATCAAAGAAATCCTCAAGGTGCTGAACCATAAACTTgcagtatgctccaatcgcatccgtaggtatcaaaagagctttcagcgaaggacagataacggggattctataaaaatctctCTAACTCAGTTCGGGAAAGTAACTTCGATCTGGATTAGGCAGAAGACTTCTTGAGAAGTGTTTGAAGCGAACCTAGCCGTTACAATTTAGAaccagcgtggctcccacaccttatgcgctcATGTGGGGCCCTCCCCAAAATGACCATGTCTGACGTAtctgaagtcgacgtagaaacaGCTCTTGAAAAAGGAGGTAATTGAAACGCGTCAGGAGTTGataaaattcacaacttctgggtGAAGCGGTTCAAGATCACTCACAGAGTATTGACAGTTCATTTAATCATTGTCGATCTGAAATtagtttcgcaatttttcaccaaagggaACTTTCCTCATCCTCCAGGAACAGGATGTCCCtcgcccttcaaaatgtcgaccaatcacttgtcttcctaccatttaAAAGGTCTTCACTTTAGTTCTGTGCgcaaacatctcaaaacatcttgatattCATAAATTGATAACTGAAGAACAAAAAGGATGTGCAAAAGTCTCCTGAGGCTCCAAAGAActgcttataatcgatacggtcacTGTAAAGCAGACTGCCCATCAAATCAGCcgttgactccatatcacattcatgGTTACTGCAAgtattacgcttgtacaaaattaaCCCGAATGACGTTCTTCTCCTTAGAATAgcgatgaagaattggagcacgaagctatcagtACTCTTACAAACATCAGGTGAGATATCAATTAGGAGTGGCATCTgtcaaggcgactctctaagcccgctGTGGTTTTGCTTCGCTTTGAATCTGTTATCCCATCTTctacatgaaagcaaatacgggttccaagttaaacatggcatattgtcgaaatgtacattaagtcatttaatgtatattgacgacatcaaattgtatgccaaagatgaGGGTTTGGGGAAATAttacataaaaacaattgttcggaaaaaacacaacgaaggatacagctaTAATAACATTCAAGTTGAAGGTatggacgacgtctacaaatacctcggcatattgcaagcaagaAACctggcaataatgaaatctaaggTGCGGGGGGAATTTGAACGCTGTTTGGAAATTGTTgtgaaaactgagctgtacgggaataATAAAATCGTGGcagtcaacaccttcgccatttccgtccttctatatactttcggtgtgatacggtggagtaatacggatttagattCTATCAATAGACGGGTAGGGATTGTTAGGGATTTGCAAAAACAAATGACAACATGCACAATatagctgccgaaaaattgaggatcaccatcctacgtcatcagggaggaaggggggtacttgatttaaaaacattgcattacaatcaagtgcattctattcgtgagtttttctatgaaaaacaatcTTCTAGTCAAACACATCAGACTACCGCCCTTTGAACTTGataagcagagaatgggatctcatgtcgaatgttacttcagtccaacagaaggtcGACAAGTGGAAggaaaaacccattcacggaggtcatatcaaaaatttgttgtttccaggcattgacatcgaacaACAACAAATGATTGGTTAACGGTGTACTTTTTTATGaggccgaagcattcctaacttcaattcaggatgcttcgctcccaacaaaaaattgtaaacggtacattcttcacaacGCTTGAATCACTAACTCCAGTTCTAGGTTATACAACTgtaaagaggagaccatccagtacaTAATATCTGCAGGACATTGAACAGTATCGAGAACACCAGGCGTCATAACTCCGTATggaagattctccatcaaaaccttgcgttgaagtataatttagtggcaacctaccatcctacTTATAAGTATACTACGCACAGAAATGTTCGGGCCATAGTACTATttccaccgaccacagtgttcaCACAACAGATCCGATCTAGTTCTACTtttcaaggaagaacgagcgtgcttcgtAATCGATGCAGCCGTACCGTTGAACCGgtacactgttgaaaaacagcaagaaaaaatccggcCCCTTAGCGGACGATATGAagtagacttggagactacaaaagatcattgtcccagtggtaatttacataaagcgctgaaaacactCGATCTTAAGGCGGTCTATACacggagatgcaaaaagcggcaatccttgcaacctgtgttaTAGTCTGAAGAGTCCGATAACAGTCTAGCCTAGTGAACAGTCTTGATCCGTACCGTCATCCATTTAAAATCTATGTCTCTGCAgtttagaaccaccgcgtcactgCTTGAACTGTTTGCAACaatcgtgggcttttttaactatatatatagtataaggGCTCTTCTTAAGAAAACCGGTATTTGACCAGATCATCTTTTGTACAGCTGGGATACCATTATTATGTTGCAACAGGATGTCGGCTTGGTGTTTAGCAGCTCCTTTTCTCTATAATGAGTGCACGTCCCATGAGACAATGCACAAATCGGGTTCATcgttttaaaatcaattcagttCTTTCGTGGCTCCATAACGTGTGGTTTTTCATGAACTCGCAACTCCCAACTTGGAGGTTCAGTTTGTACCATTTGCCCCGGAGCATGGGTAATATTGAAGATGCATGCCCTGGTCTACAGTGAATAATTCGCCTGATTATAATGGTATGTCTCAGCACAATAGCACGAGCTAGGAAAAATCGGACACAAAATATTTCATAGTAGAACGCCTCGTGTTAATAAGATTTAACCTTCAATCAATGTATTCAATTTTGAAACTGAAAACACTTCCGACCTTTTGTTAAAAACTAATTCACACATTTTCAAACCACTATCTTTGCGGCTTTCCTCTCACATACCCGCACAGGCTATCTTGCTTAAGATTTTCTCATAAGCTTCTGTTTATTTTGCTATCTTATCAATATTTTAATAATGGAAAGCACTTTACTGGGGAATTTGTATTCTTTGAAAACAGTAATTGTCAATTTAATCACATAAAGTCAAAACCACGCGGTTAACTTATTGACTACGTAAGCTATTGCGAAATTTACATACATTTAAGGACATAATGTCTCTGTGGCAAATAGCAATTACAGGACTCATTGTGATTTCTATGATATACATAATTGTGAGTGAAGTTTGTGTGGACGTGGGGAATTGATTAATTTGCATATGTTTCTCTGTAGTATTATTATTGCAATGCTTCGACATGTTCAGCCAGTCGTAGGAGACGTAGCCGGAGATGTAACCGGCATGATGGGGCAGAAGATGGAGAAAGAAGTAAGTAGAATACTAAAGTTTCTCATATAACGATTTCAACTAAAGCCACGACATTTTAAGGACCTAGCATCTACACGGTTCAGGTTCCTATAGAGAATCCATCGCCCAACGCAAGATTAGATTTGAACGGACTATCTGACCTGCCTCCATCATATGACGAAGtcataaaacaaaattcaaattacTTACAACTTGATCCGAAATCTAACACGACTGATGTGACTTGAAGGCAGTCTGgcagatattttaaattacgcatATAAGTTTGATTGTG is a window encoding:
- the LOC119661117 gene encoding uncharacterized protein LOC119661117 → MSLWQIAITGLIVISMIYIIYYYCNASTCSASRRRRSRRCNRHDGAEDGERRPSIYTVQVPIENPSPNARLDLNGLSDLPPSYDEVIKQNSNYLQLDPKSNTTDVT